A genomic stretch from Fusarium musae strain F31 chromosome 9, whole genome shotgun sequence includes:
- a CDS encoding hypothetical protein (EggNog:ENOG41): MNMFPFPVQEDQVRPLSEEDQQILLGLTRRYGVSSLVCALSGLGAGSRASTFSASTLLSNTSAPSLAWSSSEASHARSDAASIRTQSTWQDNAGDVPSIHDGEIGKVTDRTWLDSPNLMQSPIPSCDVTSHPSPRHVTPTSKKYQCPMCFLDNNPVGFGRKSDFKKHLYNFHGADVTWLCKTKGCHLSFATERAYSTHAKETHRMDALPNSTAKTELCPQVVFGCGFASCKDRVFEASSNDQASASRDKYFEHIAKHFEDGFDVNNWEYKVQVHNLMRQSKVKSVFKTCIWPKEKRTQLTWRPRSSGDLKRMLEARHLGEDISTLVRLAFILGTSPFTSPTTPPPSEIDLQFSLPFRSQCLMDTVGHADGAQSTTAETSETNTPMVTVTKQAPQTPEAPSFPARRIKQETRPTTPMDGLPEPMVHDDLTAGPHPGTPFPIPNEHVWPVDAPKFAPDQMNTFADASMTYILPGQELPQQQWDMTGMQQHFPQQDTVMSNVYMPPQQPIAPRPATPIPSKRPGSWGKRLSLENLRPKKKTSVYGSPASEHEAVPPVPAMYADMIPTSMPAGYELPMRMGHPQQGYTSNPGFMPQAQQQQFGSPTTFYLDDGDMRL, encoded by the exons ATGAACATGTTTCCATTTCCAGTTCAAGAGGACCAAGTGAGGCCTCTGTCCGAAGAGGACCAGCAGATCCTCTTGGGGCTTACCCGACGCTACGGCGTCTCAAGTCTCGTATGCGCTCTGAGCGGTCTGGGTGCTGGAT CCCGAGCCTCTACCTTTTCAGCATCGACACTCCTCAGCAACACCAGCGCTCCCTCACTAGCATGGAGCAGTTCTGAGGCTTCTCATGCACGATCCGATGCGGCCTCGATTCGAACCCAATCAACATGGCAGGATAACGCAGGCGACGTTCCCTCGATTCACGACGGTGAGATCGGTAAAGTAACCGATCGCACATGGCTCGACTCGCCCAATCTCATGCAGTCACCCATCCCTTCATGCGATGTCACCTCTCACCCGTCGCCCCGGCATGTCACACCAACCTCTAAGAAGTATCAGTGCCCCATGTGCTTCCTCGACAACAACCCCGTTGGTTTCGGCAGGAAAAGTGATTTCAAGAAGCATCTTTACAATTTCCACGGCGCTGATGTGACTTGGCTTTGCAAGACCAAGGGCTGCCATCTCTCTTTCGCTACTGAGCGAGCCTACAGCACTCACGCCAAAGAGACTCACCGCATGGACGCTCTCCCTAATAGCACTGCAAAGACAGAGCTGTGCCCTCAGGTTGTCTTTGGTTGTGGATTCGCCAGCTGCAAGGACCGTGTCTTTGAGGCTTCATCCAACGACCAGGCTTCAGCCAGCCGCGACAAGTACTTTGAGCATATCGCTAAGCACTTTGAGGATGGCTTTGATGTGAACAACTGGGAGTACAAGGTTCAAGTGCACAATCTCATGCGTCAGTCCAAGGTCAAGTCTGTCTTCAAGACTTGCATCTGGCCCAAGGAAAAGAGAACGCAACTCACATGGCGCCCTCGCTCCTCCGGTGATCTCAAGCGTATGCTCGAGGCCCGTCATCTCGGTGAGGACATCTCAACACTCGTGCGTCTTGCTTTCATCCTGGGCACATCGCCTTTCACTAGCCCTACTACACCGCCACCAAGCGAGATTGACCTGCAGTTCTCTCTGCCCTTCCGATCTCAGTGCTTGATGGACACTGTTGGCCATGCTGATGGTGCTCAATCCACGACGGCCGAGACCAGTGAGACCAACACACCCATGGTCACTGTAACGAAGCAAGCTCCTCAAACACCGGAAGCACCTTCGTTCCCTGCCCGACGCATCAAGCAGGAGACTCGACCCACAACACCAATGGATGGTCTTCCTGAGCCTATGGTTCACGATGATCTCACTGCTGGCCCTCATCCTGGAACACCGTTCCCCATTCCTAACGAGCATGTCTGGCCAGTGGATGCACCCAAGTTTGCTCCTGACCAGATGAACACCTTTGCTGATGCTTCCATGACCTACATCTTGCCTGGTCAAGAGCTTCCTCAGCAGCAATGGGACATGACTGGCATGCAACAGCACTTCCCTCAACAAGACACTGTCATGTCTAACGTCTACATGCCTCCCCAACAACCTATAGCTCCTCGTCCTGCTACACCCATTCCTTCGAAGCGACCTGGATCTTGGGGCAAGCGACTAAGCCTTGAGAACCTGCgtcccaagaagaagacaagcGTGTATGGAAGTCCTGCTTCCGAGCACGAGGCTGTCCCTCCTGTGCCAGCTATGTATGCCGACATGATTCCCACGTCTATGCCAGCAGGCTACGAACTGCCAATGCGAATGGGCCACCCCCAACAAGGGTACACATCCAACCCTGGCTTCATGCCCCAGgcccaacagcaacagttcGGCTCACCCACGACATTTTACTTGGATGATGGGGACATGAGACTATAA